DNA sequence from the Hyalangium ruber genome:
CTCCGCCCGCGCCCTCGTTGCTCGTGGAGCTGCCCCCCGAGCTCGATGCGCTCGTCCTTCAGCTGCTCGCCAAGGAGCCCCAGCGGCGTCCAGGCTCGGCCAGCGAGGTGGCGAGCCAGCTCAGGAAGCTGCTCCCGTCTCGGGAAGGCTCCGGCCTGCACTCAGGGCCTCGGAGCGCCCGTGCGCTCACCGCCGTCGAGCATCCACCGGCCACACCTCCCACGGCGACACTGCAACCTGCTCCGGGCATTCCGAGCCCCAAGGCCACACCTCCCAAGCGAAGGTCGCTCTGGGGGTGGAGCGCGGCGGCAGGTGGCGTCCTGACACTGGTCTTCGGGCTGGGCGCGGTCATGACTCGCGAGTCCCATCCGCCGGCCCCACTCATCCCCGCTCCGTCTCTCGTGGCGCAGCCCGCGACGAGCCCCTCCCTCACCCAGGTGGTGCTCCAGCCGCCGCGCTCCGAGCCGGAACCGATCCAGGCCCTCGCTCCCGCTCCCGTACCCACGGCGACAGTCAGGCGTCGAGAGGCCGCGCCCTCCCCCGCCAGGCGGAAGGCGCCCGTGGTGCCTCCGCCCGCCGACGCTCTCGCTGCTTCGGTCCAGCCCGTGTCCGCACCTCCCGTGCCCGCGCTACCCGAGCCCGCCCCTCCCGAGCCTGCTCCGCAGCCAGCGGCGACCGGGATCCTCCACCTCGTGATGAAGGGGACCTGGGCGGATGTCTGGGTGGATGGGCAGAAGCTCGGACGCGTGCCCCCCACCCACAGCTACACGCTGTCCGCGGGTGCGCATGAGCTCGAGCTCCGCAACCCGGCCTTCGCGAACTATCGGCGCACACTCGTCATCCCCGCCGGCGGCAAGCTGCAACACATCGCTGACCTGAGCGCCGAGGCTTCCTCCCACTCGCCATGAAGCTCCGCCCTGGGCTGTTCATGGTGGTGGCGCTCCTGCTGGTTTCAGGTTCCGCCTCGGCGCAGACGACGGGAATCGAGCACTACGAGTATGGGAACTTCGAGGCAGCGGCCCGGCGGTTCGAGCAGGAGCTGGCCGATCCTCAACTGCCCTCCGAGAGCCGGGCGCTGACCCGCATCTACCTGGCGGCCGCCCTGTACGCCCTGGGGCAGGAGAAGGAGGCTCGGAAACCGCTGGAGGTGCTCGCGCGTGAGCACCCCGAGGTGCGGGTGGATCCCGTGCGCTTCCCGCCAGAGCTGGTGTCACTCGCCGAGCTCATCCGCCAGCAGGTCGAGTCCGGGCGACAGCTCGCCATCCAAGAGGCCGCGCTTCAGAAGGCGCGAGAGAAAGCGCAGCGGCGAGCCGTCCTTGCGGTTTCCAGCACGCTGAGACCCGAGGCGCTTGGCCTCTTCGAAGCCGTGGATCGTCGGTGGACCTTGGGGGTGGGACTCACCTTCCAGCACGGCTCCCTGGAAGGCAGCATCCGCATGATGCTGGGCCATCCCCCGCTCTTCCAGGTGCAAGGCGGCGTGCTCCCGGGCTACGGAGTCTTGAGACCCTTCCTGGGCTTGCGAGCCAGCCTGCTGCCCGGGCAGCAGACCTATGGCGTAGGGCCCGTGCTCGGTGGGCGCATCGCGCTGCCAGCCGGCCTCGTGGGCGTGGTAGATCTGGGAGCCGATTACTTCTTCACCCGCCGGGACGATCTCCAGCGCTTCGCCGTCACGGCCCATGCAGGGCTCGGCTTCGATCTACGCCTGCCGTGACAGGAGCCCTGCCTCGACTGGAGGTGAGTTCATGCCGAGGGACCCATCAGCGCAGGGCGACGCCCAAGAGACCGCGAGCATGGAGGGGCTCCTGGTTCGTGCGTACCTGCCACCTGTCCGGCTGCGCGTCGCGTTGATCGCCAACAGCGCGGGGGCCAAGGTGTCGCGCCTGCTCTCGCCGGACACTCCGCTCATTGTAGGACGCGCTCCAGAGGCGGGGCTCCGCATCGAGGACCAGAACCTGTCGCGGGAGCACGCCCGGTTCCTCCTCTCCGGCTCGCGGGTGCTGGTGGAGGATCTCGGCTCGAAGAACGGCACCTTCTTCGCCGGCAGCCGTGTCGCCCGCATCGAGCTCACGATCGGCGATGAGATCGTCCTGGGTGGCGTCGCCCTTCAGGTGCAGGCCCTTGGAGCCACGGGGGACTCTCTTGGCATCGTCCGGGAAGAGCTGATCCGGCACCACCTGGAGGAGGAACTCACCCGCGCCCAGCAGTTTCGCCGCCCCTTCGGTCTGCTCCTGGTGCGAGTGCTGTCCAGGGGAGGAGGCGCCACGGCAGAGCGGGAAGATGGCTCCTGGATCGAGGCCGTACGCAGTCACCTCCGCCCGGTCGATCTCATGGCGCTCTACGGCTCCAGCGCGCTCGAGGTGTTGCTGCCGGAGACCGGCGCCGAGGAGGTCCATCGAATCGCCCGCGCCATCGCGGCCTCGCGCATCGGCGGAGGCGGCCAGCTGCTCGTGGGCCTTGCCCTCTACCCGGCCTCCGGTAGCACCGCGGACGCGCTGTTCGAAGCGGCTCGAGAGGCCGCCCATCGGGCCTCGACCGAGCACCCCGTGGAGGGCGGCCCGGCGGCATTGCTCGCCCAGGGCGAGAGCCCGGAAGGAGCGCTCATCGCTGGCGAGGTGATGCGGCCGGTGCTCGAGACGGTGGCGAGTGTTGCCACCTCGCGCATCCCGGTCATCCTGCAGGGCGAGACCGGTACGGGCAAAGAGGTGTTGGCACAGTTGATCCACGAGAGCGGCCCGCGAAAGGGCCGGCGCATCGTCCGCGTCAACTGCGGGGCGATCCCCAAGGATCTGGTCGAAAGCACCCTCTTCGGGCACGAGCGAGGGGCCTTCACCGGCGCCCAGCAACAGCAGAAGGGCGTGTTCGAGGAGGCCGATGGCGGCACGGTCTTCCTGGACGAGATCGGCGAGCTCCCACCCGCGGCGCAAGCCTCGCTGCTGCGCGTCCTCGAGGTGGGTGCCTTCAACCGCGTGGGTTCGAACCGCGAGATCGAAGTGGACGTGCGCATCGTGGCGGCCACGCATCGCGACCTCGAGGCCATGGCGGAGGCGGGCACGTTCCGGTCCGATCTCTATTACCGGCTCAGCGGCGTGGTCATCGAGATCCCGCCGCTGCGTGAACGCCGGGATGAGATCGAGCCACTGACACGAAAGTTCCTGAACGCGGCCAACAAGGCCAATAACCGCCGGGTCGAGAGCATTTCTCCGGAGACACTCGCGCTCCTCAAAGCCTACGCATGGCCCGGAAATGTCCGCGAGCTGCGCAATGTGATCGAACGCGCGGTGGTCGTCACTCAGGGCGTGCTGATCGGGCCGGAACACCTGCCCGCGCGAGTGCGCACAGGGGAGCACCGCCCCGAAGCCGGTCCGAGCAAGGCCTCCGCTCCAGTGGGCCCGGAGCCAGATCAGGCCCGCGGAAAGGTGCAGCAGTTCGAGGCCAGGATGCTCCAGGAGGCCCTCGCCTCGACCGGATGGAATCGGGCGGAAGCCGCGAAGAAGCTGGGCATGGCGGTACGGACGTTGTCGTATCGGCTGAAGGTGCTGGGCGTGAAGAAGCCCGAGTAGCGTCTCCCCTGCGCCAACATGAGCCCGTCCCGATCCGACAACATCTTCGAGAGGCTGCACCCCCAGCGTCAGTTCTACACGAGCGGCGAGGTGGAGCGGCTCGAGCGCCAGCTGAAGGCCGAAGTGGAGCGCGGCGCGCTGGAGCGCATCCAGGTGGGCAAACGGGCCTTGGCGACGTTTCCAGAGGAGTGGTACCGCGAGCCGACCTCGGGCGTGGTGTACCGCTACGTGGCGCCCGAGTTCCCCGCACCGGGACTCTGGGAGCCCGTGGACAAGCCTCAGGACGGCTACTTCTTCCGGCAACAGCGCGCCATGTCCCGGACCCGGTCGAACAAACCCCTGCTCGGGCCGCTCTGTCCTCATGAGTCACCCTCCCCGGAGGAGTATTCGCGGCTGCTGCAGGCATTGGACTCGCGCTGGGCTCGGGGCGAGGTGGAGCGCGCCATGGACTGGAATGAGGGTCACCCCGTGACGCTCTTCCACCACCGGCCCACGGACGAGACCTACGTCCTCACGCCGCCCCGGACCTATGGAGAGCACGGGGGCTGGCGCAAGACCGACCTGTCCAGCCGGAATGGCACTTGGCCCGGGAGGCTGTGGCTCGACTGCCCGCCGCCGCCCTGACGCAACCGCGGCGTCCCTCCGCGCTGACGGTGGGAGCAATGTCCTCGGGGAATGGCTAGGGTCACGCGCATGAATGAGGCCCCCTCGGGTCGTCCTCCGTGGACCCTGCCCCCCATCCCCGCGGTGCTCCTGGCTGTCATCAGCGTGCAGGGCGGCGCCGCCTTCGCGAAGGAGCTCTTCCCGGCACTCGGGGCGGCGGGCACGGCGGGCATGCGCATCGGGTTGTCCGCGATCCTGCTGTTCGCGGTGTTCCGACCACCGCTCACGCGGCTCACACGTGCGCAGTGGGGCGCGGTCATCCCGTATGGGGTCGTGCTCGGCGCGATGAACCTGAGCTTCTACATGGCGCTCGAGCGCATCCCGCTGGGGCTCGCCGTCACGCTGGAGTTCGCGGGGCCCCTGGCGCTCGCGGTGTTCGGGTCGAGGCGCGCCTCGGACTTCCTGTGGGTGGTCCTCGCGGCGGCCGGCATTGCTCTCATTACACCGTGGCGGGGTGGAGTCGGCTCGCTCGATCTGCTGGGGGTGCTGCTGGCGCTCCTCGCGGGGGGATTCTGGGCCGCATACATCGTGCTCGGCGGGCGCGTCTCCAAGGTGTTCCTGGGCGGGCAGAGCGTCGCGACGGGAATGCTGTTCGCGGCCCTGACGGTCCTCCCCTTCTCGTTCGCGGAGGGACTCGCGGCACGCCTGACGCCTCCACTGTTCGCGGGGGGCCTGGCCGTCGCGCTCCTCTCCGGTGCGATCCCCTTCACCCTCGAGATGATGGCGCTGCGTGTGCTCTCGAGCCGCACCTTCGGCATCCTGATGAGCCTGGAGCCCGCGGCCGCGGCCCTCTCGGGGCTGGTATTCCTGCGCGAGCGGCTCACCGTGACACAGTGGCTCGCGCTGGTATTCGTGAGCGCCGCGTCCGCGGGGGCCGCTCTCACCGCGCGCCGCGTGCCTCCGCCAGTGGACGCATGAGCAGCCGTGTCGCTGGCTGTCGCGTCCAGGCCGCGATCAACGTCCGGTCCAGAATGCCTTATCGCCGTACTCCCACTTCCAGGGCACGCCCGCTTCACCCAGCACAAAGCTGGTCAGCCGCGGAAACGCGGCCTCGGCACGCACATCGTTGGCCAGGATCAGCACGCAGCGGCGCCCGCGCGGCAGGCACACGAGGGTATTGCCCGTGCTGTCGTTGTGGCCGCCCTTGAAGAACCCGCGCCCCTGTGGCCCGTCGAACACCACCACGCCCAGGCCCGCTGCCAGATCCCAGCGCTGCTGTTCCTGCGGCAGTTCGTCCTGCAGGGTGGGAAACTGGCTCCGGGTGGTGATCCGCAGCCGCGGCTCGGTCATCTCGGCCAAGGCCCGAGGCGACAAACCTTCGCCTCGCGCCAGCGCTGCCGCGAAGAGCG
Encoded proteins:
- a CDS encoding serine/threonine-protein kinase; this translates as MSARASLSCSTCGNSVPVGAMVCPHDGTLVPDAMLGQHLGEYVVRRHIGSGGMGIVYEGEHLTIGRKVAIKLIREEQSQGAHARGLLAEARAASAIRHHGIIDIFGFGQQPGVGQYLVMEYLEGSPLNERLQAHTPLPLTEAVALLCEVLDALSAAHAVGVIHRDLKPSNIFVARQSNGTESIKVLDFGLAKRSTTPQGTIPQTHSDVVVGTPQYMSPEQALCEAVSPQTDLYAVGVIAFELLTGQRPFTGRSPMEIVAHHLKTPPPAPSLLVELPPELDALVLQLLAKEPQRRPGSASEVASQLRKLLPSREGSGLHSGPRSARALTAVEHPPATPPTATLQPAPGIPSPKATPPKRRSLWGWSAAAGGVLTLVFGLGAVMTRESHPPAPLIPAPSLVAQPATSPSLTQVVLQPPRSEPEPIQALAPAPVPTATVRRREAAPSPARRKAPVVPPPADALAASVQPVSAPPVPALPEPAPPEPAPQPAATGILHLVMKGTWADVWVDGQKLGRVPPTHSYTLSAGAHELELRNPAFANYRRTLVIPAGGKLQHIADLSAEASSHSP
- a CDS encoding sigma 54-interacting transcriptional regulator, producing MEGLLVRAYLPPVRLRVALIANSAGAKVSRLLSPDTPLIVGRAPEAGLRIEDQNLSREHARFLLSGSRVLVEDLGSKNGTFFAGSRVARIELTIGDEIVLGGVALQVQALGATGDSLGIVREELIRHHLEEELTRAQQFRRPFGLLLVRVLSRGGGATAEREDGSWIEAVRSHLRPVDLMALYGSSALEVLLPETGAEEVHRIARAIAASRIGGGGQLLVGLALYPASGSTADALFEAAREAAHRASTEHPVEGGPAALLAQGESPEGALIAGEVMRPVLETVASVATSRIPVILQGETGTGKEVLAQLIHESGPRKGRRIVRVNCGAIPKDLVESTLFGHERGAFTGAQQQQKGVFEEADGGTVFLDEIGELPPAAQASLLRVLEVGAFNRVGSNREIEVDVRIVAATHRDLEAMAEAGTFRSDLYYRLSGVVIEIPPLRERRDEIEPLTRKFLNAANKANNRRVESISPETLALLKAYAWPGNVRELRNVIERAVVVTQGVLIGPEHLPARVRTGEHRPEAGPSKASAPVGPEPDQARGKVQQFEARMLQEALASTGWNRAEAAKKLGMAVRTLSYRLKVLGVKKPE
- a CDS encoding EamA family transporter, with the protein product MNEAPSGRPPWTLPPIPAVLLAVISVQGGAAFAKELFPALGAAGTAGMRIGLSAILLFAVFRPPLTRLTRAQWGAVIPYGVVLGAMNLSFYMALERIPLGLAVTLEFAGPLALAVFGSRRASDFLWVVLAAAGIALITPWRGGVGSLDLLGVLLALLAGGFWAAYIVLGGRVSKVFLGGQSVATGMLFAALTVLPFSFAEGLAARLTPPLFAGGLAVALLSGAIPFTLEMMALRVLSSRTFGILMSLEPAAAALSGLVFLRERLTVTQWLALVFVSAASAGAALTARRVPPPVDA